A section of the Methanosarcina mazei S-6 genome encodes:
- a CDS encoding cytochrome c biogenesis CcdA family protein: MSYEAISPVVAFGAGVLSILSPCILPLLPAVLASSTGKGKLRPLAIVLGVTISFTVMGIVTSAFGAAFQAYTTQLKILAEILIIAMGIAMIFEIGLFNAFAKFPLLAGMNDKGPVSGLLLGLSLGVLWIPCVGPILASILTMVALEGSTVNGAITLMIYSAGFAVPMLLLAYSAQFSTSKIKLISKYDAALKKGAGVVLILVGLWMVYQNHFWWLF; the protein is encoded by the coding sequence ATGTCTTATGAAGCTATTTCCCCCGTGGTTGCATTTGGCGCAGGAGTTCTCAGCATCCTGTCCCCATGCATCCTTCCCCTTCTTCCTGCAGTTCTTGCAAGTTCTACAGGAAAAGGAAAGTTAAGGCCCCTTGCCATAGTGCTTGGAGTAACCATATCTTTTACCGTTATGGGCATTGTGACCTCTGCCTTCGGAGCAGCTTTTCAGGCATACACAACCCAGTTAAAAATCCTGGCAGAAATCTTAATCATTGCAATGGGTATTGCAATGATTTTTGAAATCGGCCTGTTCAATGCTTTTGCAAAATTTCCCCTCCTTGCAGGAATGAATGACAAAGGTCCGGTCTCCGGCCTCCTCTTAGGGCTTTCTCTGGGAGTGCTCTGGATCCCCTGTGTGGGACCGATCCTTGCATCAATCCTGACAATGGTAGCTCTGGAAGGAAGCACTGTTAACGGTGCAATAACCCTTATGATTTACTCTGCAGGGTTTGCTGTGCCCATGCTCCTGCTCGCATACTCAGCTCAGTTTTCCACTTCAAAGATAAAACTTATATCAAAGTATGACGCAGCACTCAAGAAAGGGGCCGGAGTAGTGCTCATCCTTGTCGGGCTCTGGATGGTCTACCAGAATCACTTCTGGTGGCTATTTTAA
- a CDS encoding thioredoxin family protein, translating into MNRLVILLILLAAVLFTAGCTEDGDNSTDAQQIQVSVVENLTALEQINTSVQEGPVLIKFGAEWCGPCQQMKPILSDLAAEYTGKATVMSADIDQSRNLSAYFVTSYIPDSFVVVGLEDGEYVYMQDNGNVTKDRFQARVLGVMDKQVYEELLDRAILYHENVNK; encoded by the coding sequence ATGAATAGGCTAGTCATATTACTGATCCTGCTTGCAGCTGTACTCTTTACAGCAGGCTGTACTGAAGACGGGGACAACTCCACAGACGCTCAGCAAATCCAGGTAAGTGTTGTTGAAAACTTAACCGCTCTGGAACAGATTAACACATCCGTACAGGAAGGCCCGGTCCTTATCAAATTCGGAGCTGAATGGTGTGGGCCGTGCCAGCAGATGAAACCCATCCTGAGTGACCTGGCAGCAGAATACACCGGAAAAGCCACAGTCATGTCTGCAGACATAGATCAGAGCCGTAATCTTTCAGCTTATTTCGTAACGTCTTATATTCCGGATTCCTTTGTGGTTGTTGGTCTTGAAGACGGAGAGTATGTTTACATGCAGGATAACGGAAACGTCACTAAAGACAGATTCCAGGCAAGAGTTCTTGGGGTTATGGATAAACAGGTATACGAAGAACTCCTGGATAGAGCAATTCTTTACCATGAAAACGTAAATAAATAA
- a CDS encoding Mrp/NBP35 family ATP-binding protein, with the protein MTDKVQPLESLSKKPEEPKIVVNLRRIKRKIMVMSGKGGVGKSTVAANLAVGLALRGHRVGLLDCDIHGPTVPTIFGLESARPGVSEEGILPIEVLPNLSVMSIGFLLENKDSPIIWRGPAKMGAIKQFLEEVFWGALDFLIIDLPPGTGDEPLSVAQLIPNCDGSVLVTTPQDVALISVRKSITFSEKLNVPIIGLVDNMHGLICPHCGKPIEVFGSGGVEKASKDFNIPILARLPIEPGVAEMEDRGTVVQDQLKHGTEWQKNFDNVVDAVEKILEKE; encoded by the coding sequence ATGACAGATAAGGTTCAACCACTGGAAAGCTTATCAAAAAAGCCCGAGGAACCGAAAATCGTAGTAAACCTCAGGCGCATCAAGCGTAAGATCATGGTAATGAGCGGGAAAGGCGGTGTAGGGAAAAGTACGGTTGCCGCAAACCTCGCTGTCGGGCTCGCTCTCCGCGGGCACAGGGTAGGTCTTCTTGACTGCGATATTCACGGTCCAACGGTCCCCACGATCTTCGGATTGGAGTCCGCAAGACCTGGAGTAAGCGAAGAAGGAATTCTCCCGATAGAGGTGCTCCCCAATCTCTCAGTGATGTCTATTGGTTTTCTGCTCGAAAACAAAGACTCGCCCATAATCTGGAGGGGGCCCGCCAAAATGGGAGCAATCAAGCAGTTCCTTGAAGAAGTATTCTGGGGAGCACTTGACTTTTTGATTATCGATCTGCCCCCTGGAACCGGAGACGAGCCTCTGAGTGTGGCACAGCTTATCCCCAACTGTGACGGTTCCGTACTTGTCACGACACCTCAGGACGTGGCTCTTATAAGTGTTCGGAAATCAATCACATTTTCGGAAAAACTGAATGTGCCCATAATAGGGCTTGTGGACAACATGCACGGGCTAATCTGCCCCCACTGCGGCAAGCCCATAGAAGTCTTCGGAAGCGGAGGCGTCGAGAAAGCCTCAAAAGACTTTAATATCCCCATCCTTGCCAGACTTCCCATAGAACCCGGAGTCGCGGAAATGGAAGACAGGGGCACGGTTGTTCAGGACCAGCTTAAACACGGCACGGAATGGCAGAAGAATTTTGATAATGTCGTAGACGCCGTTGAAAAAATACTTGAGAAAGAGTAA